One region of Glycine max cultivar Williams 82 chromosome 9, Glycine_max_v4.0, whole genome shotgun sequence genomic DNA includes:
- the LOC100776293 gene encoding uncharacterized protein isoform X4: protein MSFQSEDQGLLDQATDQGLQEKLKISYTRDFLLSLSGLDICRELPSGFDRSLLSEFEDASQDRQRSTGGLSVHSFSRRIEYSSSPPTRGDSFSRGIHGKWETRSSGRSDKDSDSQSELDSDSGKRFGNQLRRSWQGPEHDGLLGSGSFPRPSGYTPGLAALKFRANDNYQLNRSNEPYHPPRPYKAPHSRRETNDSLNDETFGSLECTSEDRAEEERKRRASFELMRKEQHKAFQEKHKLNPDKNNDDFDITSLADNDEKRVVNRSNEYVEPNVTLSVLSNDEKSSSLSQTPSAARPLVPPGFASAKLERNLATKTSLNTHSTEVGQPAPGDTGVVLEASDDNEFINLNAEVKGKEAVGAFSPDNSNSILYKLFGNASTLDRDKSTSIVEPDQKADETWSPHAFQSSKFAHWFVEEEKKPVDDLTHRPNDLLSLIVGGEKGGLQTSNVETPQPIAANFAFLNSEPTGEHMTSNVAHTTIDNSELLYKSDKPEVLAAVLTCEDLEQSILSQVGENGSSRPQPIQDKDFDAKSEQLTPVDNHASHHLLSLLQKGTSHNDMELSSILDSSDKVPNTEGVTTGNVLDNPGEANVDVSNSSKTLTLETLFGSAFMKELQSVGAPLSVQRGSVGSAGPDVSESLLFPFPTSDNVHPPTGELTLNRHGSGVLPSEQTNHPKSNRFEEQWLGYGDSQGDGNSSLLQSEISKASGFKGPRDIHLPEEDSLITASDPLQNFLSAGNLVKTDLSQDTTVDITRKLAALNPAFRDDRLVTRNQEGLAFPRGPYDMREPGIPYQNLNVQRSPQIHPQLNHGGPMFNQLDSHPPHISSYMKLPTPEGMVHHDSPPNHQFPGNMLRPPFRQPNSGLAGPGFDPPVHHSMLQQQMHMQGNLPPPHLLRGFPRGAPMPSHASNPMTGFMQEPNPMQGQGFPFSGHQHPTFGGPGMQLQAPDVGGGRNHPEALQRLFEMELRSKNPKPIHASGHSQGMYGQELDLGFGYR from the exons ATGAGTTTTCAAAGTGAAGATCAGGGCTTGTTGGATCAGGCAACTGATCAAGGATTGCAAGA GAAGTTAAAAATTTCATACACAAGGGATTTTTTGTTATCGCTAAGTGGATTGGACATATGCAGAGAGTTGCCTAGTGGGTTTGATCGATCACTTTTAAG TGAATTTGAAGATGCTTCTCAAGATCGGCAGAGAAGTACAGGTGGTTTGTCAGTGCATAGTTTTAGTCGACGTATTGAATATAGTTCATCCCCTCCCACCAGAGGTGATAGCTTTTCACGGGGAATACATGGAAAATGGGAAACTCGATCTTCAGGACGATCTGATAAAGATAGTGATTCTCAATCTGAATTGGATTCAG ATTCTGGAAAACGTTTTGGCAATCAATTGCGTAGATCTTGGCAAGGTCCTGAGCATGATGGGCTTCTTGGTAGTGGTTCTTTTCCTCGGCCCTCTGGGTATACCCCTGGGTTGGCTGCCCTGAAATTTCGAGCTAATGACAACTACCAGCTAAATCGGTCTAATGAGCCTTATCATCCTCCTCGCCCTTATAAG GCACCTCACTCACGTCGGGAGACTAATGACTCTCTTAATGATGAAACATTTGGTTCTTTGGAGTGTACAAGTGAAGACAGGGctgaagaggaaagaaaaagaagag CTTCTTTTGAATTGATGAGAAAGGAACAACATAAAGCTTTCCAAGAAAAGCATAAGTTGAACCCGGACAAGAATAACGACGATTTTGACATAACTTCACTTGCTGACAACGATGAGAAAAGGGTAGTTAATAGGAGCAACGAGTATGTGGAGCCTAATGTGACTCTATCAGTGTTAAGCAATGATGAGAAATCTTCTTCCCTTTCACAGACTCCTTCAGCAGCAAGACCACTTGTACCCCCTGGTTTTGCAAGTGCAAAGTTGGAACGCAATTTGGCAACCAAGACATCCCTTAACACTCATTCAACAGAG GTTGGACAACCTGCGCCTGGTGATACTGGAG TAGTCTTGGAAGCATCAGATGACAATGAATTTATTAATCTTAATGCTGAAGTAAAAGGAAAGGAGGCTGTGGGAGCTTTTAGTCCAGACAATTCAAATTCTATCCTATACAAGCTTTTTGGTAACGCTTCAACACTAGACCGTGACAAATCGACTAGTATTGTTGAG CCTGATCAGAAAGCAGATGAGACATGGAGTCCACACGCCTTCCAATCTTCCAAGTTTGCTCATTGGTTTGTTGAAGAAG AAAAGAAGCCAGTGGATGACTTGACACATAGGCCGAATGACTTGCTCTCACTTATCGTTGGTggagaaaaaggggggttgcaGACTTCTAATGTAGAAACACCCCAGCCTATTGCAGCTAATTTTGCTTTCCTAAATTCTGAACCAACTGGTGAGCATATGACATCAAATGTAGCACATACTACTATTGACAACTCTGAGCTATTGTACAAGAGTGATAAACCTGAGGTTTTAGCAGCAGTTCTAACGTGTGAAGATTTAGAACAGTCAATTTTGTCTCAAGTTGGTGAAAATGGCTCATCACGTCCACAGCCCATTCAGGACAAAgattttgatgcaaaatctgagcAGTTGACTCCAGTTGATAATCATGCATCCCACCACCTCCTTTCTTTGTTACAGAAAGGAACCTCACACAATGATATGGAACTTTCATCTATTCTAGATTCTTCAGACAAGGTGCCTAATACTGAAGGAGTCACTACTGGCAATGTTCTTGATAATCCTGGAGAAGCAAATGTAGATGTTTCCAATTCATCAAAGACATTGACACTGGAAACACTTTTTGGGTCAGCTTTTATGAAGGAGCTTCAATCAGTTGGAGCGCCCCTTTCTGTTCAAAGGGGTTCAGTTGGATCTGCAGGGCCTGATGTTTCAGAGTCTCTTTTGTTTCCTTTCCCTACCTCAGACAATGTTCACCCTCCTACAGGTGAACTTACACTGAACAGGCACGGAAGTGGTGTCCTGCCATCAGAACAAACAAATCATCCCAAATCTAATAGATTTGAAGAGCAGTGGTTGGGGTATGGTGATTCTCAGGGAGATGGTAATTCATCGTTACTTCAGAGTGAAATTTCCAAAGCTAGTGGTTTCAAGGGGCCTCGTGATATTCACCTTCCAGAAGAAGATAGCTTGATTACAGCTAGTGATCCTCTGCAAAACTTTTTATCTGCTGGAAATTTAGTTAAAACAGATTTGTCCCAAGACACTACAGTTGACATTACTAGAAAACTGGCAGCTCTGAATCCTGCATTTAGAGATGACCGACTCGTTACGAGAAATCAAGAAGGTTTAGCATTCCCTCGTGGTCCATATGATATGAGGGAACCTGGTATTCCATATCAGAATCTTAATGTCCAAAGATCTCCACAGATCCACCCTCAGTTGAATCACGGTGGTCCAATGTTTAACCAACTGGATTCTCATCCCCCTCATATAAGTTCTTATATGAAGCTTCCAACTCCTGAGGGCATGGTTCATCATGACTCACCACCAAATCATCAATTTCCAGGAAATATGCTTCGTCCTCCTTTTCGTCAACCAAACAGTGGACTTGCAGGGCCAGGGTTTGATCCTCCAGTTCATCATTCTATGTTACAACAACAAATGCATATGCAAGGAAACCTTCCCCCACCTCATTTATTACGTGGATTCCCAAGGGGTGCACCTATGCCATCTCATGCTAGCAATCCAATGACTGGCTTCATGCAGGAACCAAACCCAATGCAAGGCCAAGGCTTCCCATTTAGTGGTCACCAGCATCCTACTTTTGGTGGCCCTGGAATGCAATTACAAG CTCCTGATGTTGGTGGTGGAAGAAATCATCCAGAAGCACTTCAGAGGCTTTTTGAGATGGAGCTGAGGTCAAAAAACCCAAAGCCAATCCATGCTTCAGGTCACAGCCAGGGGATGTATGGTCAAGAGCTAGACTTGGGTTTTGGGTATAGATAG
- the LOC100776293 gene encoding uncharacterized protein isoform X1, translating to MSFQSEDQGLLDQATDQGLQEKLKISYTRDFLLSLSGLDICRELPSGFDRSLLSEFEDASQDRQRSTGGLSVHSFSRRIEYSSSPPTRGDSFSRGIHGKWETRSSGRSDKDSDSQSELDSDSGKRFGNQLRRSWQGPEHDGLLGSGSFPRPSGYTPGLAALKFRANDNYQLNRSNEPYHPPRPYKAPHSRRETNDSLNDETFGSLECTSEDRAEEERKRRASFELMRKEQHKAFQEKHKLNPDKNNDDFDITSLADNDEKRVVNRSNEYVEPNVTLSVLSNDEKSSSLSQTPSAARPLVPPGFASAKLERNLATKTSLNTHSTEVGQPAPGDTGGNHVFSINSDNKEGKLLTKQVNNDQQNLQNTNLNISINYEKENILNLPSILDIADIKIGMGDQLRKRSALSVVLEASDDNEFINLNAEVKGKEAVGAFSPDNSNSILYKLFGNASTLDRDKSTSIVEQPDQKADETWSPHAFQSSKFAHWFVEEEKKPVDDLTHRPNDLLSLIVGGEKGGLQTSNVETPQPIAANFAFLNSEPTGEHMTSNVAHTTIDNSELLYKSDKPEVLAAVLTCEDLEQSILSQVGENGSSRPQPIQDKDFDAKSEQLTPVDNHASHHLLSLLQKGTSHNDMELSSILDSSDKVPNTEGVTTGNVLDNPGEANVDVSNSSKTLTLETLFGSAFMKELQSVGAPLSVQRGSVGSAGPDVSESLLFPFPTSDNVHPPTGELTLNRHGSGVLPSEQTNHPKSNRFEEQWLGYGDSQGDGNSSLLQSEISKASGFKGPRDIHLPEEDSLITASDPLQNFLSAGNLVKTDLSQDTTVDITRKLAALNPAFRDDRLVTRNQEGLAFPRGPYDMREPGIPYQNLNVQRSPQIHPQLNHGGPMFNQLDSHPPHISSYMKLPTPEGMVHHDSPPNHQFPGNMLRPPFRQPNSGLAGPGFDPPVHHSMLQQQMHMQGNLPPPHLLRGFPRGAPMPSHASNPMTGFMQEPNPMQGQGFPFSGHQHPTFGGPGMQLQAPDVGGGRNHPEALQRLFEMELRSKNPKPIHASGHSQGMYGQELDLGFGYR from the exons ATGAGTTTTCAAAGTGAAGATCAGGGCTTGTTGGATCAGGCAACTGATCAAGGATTGCAAGA GAAGTTAAAAATTTCATACACAAGGGATTTTTTGTTATCGCTAAGTGGATTGGACATATGCAGAGAGTTGCCTAGTGGGTTTGATCGATCACTTTTAAG TGAATTTGAAGATGCTTCTCAAGATCGGCAGAGAAGTACAGGTGGTTTGTCAGTGCATAGTTTTAGTCGACGTATTGAATATAGTTCATCCCCTCCCACCAGAGGTGATAGCTTTTCACGGGGAATACATGGAAAATGGGAAACTCGATCTTCAGGACGATCTGATAAAGATAGTGATTCTCAATCTGAATTGGATTCAG ATTCTGGAAAACGTTTTGGCAATCAATTGCGTAGATCTTGGCAAGGTCCTGAGCATGATGGGCTTCTTGGTAGTGGTTCTTTTCCTCGGCCCTCTGGGTATACCCCTGGGTTGGCTGCCCTGAAATTTCGAGCTAATGACAACTACCAGCTAAATCGGTCTAATGAGCCTTATCATCCTCCTCGCCCTTATAAG GCACCTCACTCACGTCGGGAGACTAATGACTCTCTTAATGATGAAACATTTGGTTCTTTGGAGTGTACAAGTGAAGACAGGGctgaagaggaaagaaaaagaagag CTTCTTTTGAATTGATGAGAAAGGAACAACATAAAGCTTTCCAAGAAAAGCATAAGTTGAACCCGGACAAGAATAACGACGATTTTGACATAACTTCACTTGCTGACAACGATGAGAAAAGGGTAGTTAATAGGAGCAACGAGTATGTGGAGCCTAATGTGACTCTATCAGTGTTAAGCAATGATGAGAAATCTTCTTCCCTTTCACAGACTCCTTCAGCAGCAAGACCACTTGTACCCCCTGGTTTTGCAAGTGCAAAGTTGGAACGCAATTTGGCAACCAAGACATCCCTTAACACTCATTCAACAGAG GTTGGACAACCTGCGCCTGGTGATACTGGAGGTAACCATGTATTCAGTATAAATTCTGAcaataaagaaggaaaattattaACCAAGCAAGTGAATAATGATCAACAGAATCTTCAAAATACAAAtctaaatatttcaattaactatgagaaagaaaacattttaaatttaccGTCAATTTTGGATATTGCCGACATTAAAATTGGAATGGGTGATCAATTGAGGAAGAGATCTGCTCTTTCAGTAGTCTTGGAAGCATCAGATGACAATGAATTTATTAATCTTAATGCTGAAGTAAAAGGAAAGGAGGCTGTGGGAGCTTTTAGTCCAGACAATTCAAATTCTATCCTATACAAGCTTTTTGGTAACGCTTCAACACTAGACCGTGACAAATCGACTAGTATTGTTGAG CAGCCTGATCAGAAAGCAGATGAGACATGGAGTCCACACGCCTTCCAATCTTCCAAGTTTGCTCATTGGTTTGTTGAAGAAG AAAAGAAGCCAGTGGATGACTTGACACATAGGCCGAATGACTTGCTCTCACTTATCGTTGGTggagaaaaaggggggttgcaGACTTCTAATGTAGAAACACCCCAGCCTATTGCAGCTAATTTTGCTTTCCTAAATTCTGAACCAACTGGTGAGCATATGACATCAAATGTAGCACATACTACTATTGACAACTCTGAGCTATTGTACAAGAGTGATAAACCTGAGGTTTTAGCAGCAGTTCTAACGTGTGAAGATTTAGAACAGTCAATTTTGTCTCAAGTTGGTGAAAATGGCTCATCACGTCCACAGCCCATTCAGGACAAAgattttgatgcaaaatctgagcAGTTGACTCCAGTTGATAATCATGCATCCCACCACCTCCTTTCTTTGTTACAGAAAGGAACCTCACACAATGATATGGAACTTTCATCTATTCTAGATTCTTCAGACAAGGTGCCTAATACTGAAGGAGTCACTACTGGCAATGTTCTTGATAATCCTGGAGAAGCAAATGTAGATGTTTCCAATTCATCAAAGACATTGACACTGGAAACACTTTTTGGGTCAGCTTTTATGAAGGAGCTTCAATCAGTTGGAGCGCCCCTTTCTGTTCAAAGGGGTTCAGTTGGATCTGCAGGGCCTGATGTTTCAGAGTCTCTTTTGTTTCCTTTCCCTACCTCAGACAATGTTCACCCTCCTACAGGTGAACTTACACTGAACAGGCACGGAAGTGGTGTCCTGCCATCAGAACAAACAAATCATCCCAAATCTAATAGATTTGAAGAGCAGTGGTTGGGGTATGGTGATTCTCAGGGAGATGGTAATTCATCGTTACTTCAGAGTGAAATTTCCAAAGCTAGTGGTTTCAAGGGGCCTCGTGATATTCACCTTCCAGAAGAAGATAGCTTGATTACAGCTAGTGATCCTCTGCAAAACTTTTTATCTGCTGGAAATTTAGTTAAAACAGATTTGTCCCAAGACACTACAGTTGACATTACTAGAAAACTGGCAGCTCTGAATCCTGCATTTAGAGATGACCGACTCGTTACGAGAAATCAAGAAGGTTTAGCATTCCCTCGTGGTCCATATGATATGAGGGAACCTGGTATTCCATATCAGAATCTTAATGTCCAAAGATCTCCACAGATCCACCCTCAGTTGAATCACGGTGGTCCAATGTTTAACCAACTGGATTCTCATCCCCCTCATATAAGTTCTTATATGAAGCTTCCAACTCCTGAGGGCATGGTTCATCATGACTCACCACCAAATCATCAATTTCCAGGAAATATGCTTCGTCCTCCTTTTCGTCAACCAAACAGTGGACTTGCAGGGCCAGGGTTTGATCCTCCAGTTCATCATTCTATGTTACAACAACAAATGCATATGCAAGGAAACCTTCCCCCACCTCATTTATTACGTGGATTCCCAAGGGGTGCACCTATGCCATCTCATGCTAGCAATCCAATGACTGGCTTCATGCAGGAACCAAACCCAATGCAAGGCCAAGGCTTCCCATTTAGTGGTCACCAGCATCCTACTTTTGGTGGCCCTGGAATGCAATTACAAG CTCCTGATGTTGGTGGTGGAAGAAATCATCCAGAAGCACTTCAGAGGCTTTTTGAGATGGAGCTGAGGTCAAAAAACCCAAAGCCAATCCATGCTTCAGGTCACAGCCAGGGGATGTATGGTCAAGAGCTAGACTTGGGTTTTGGGTATAGATAG